The Micromonospora sp. NBC_01740 genome includes a window with the following:
- a CDS encoding TetR/AcrR family transcriptional regulator, with protein MGRPRGFDEEQAVQAAVEVFADQGYDGTSVDDLVAKLGVHRNSLYKTFGSKRGLYTRALRWHVEHQVRPLVLAVSAAHDITEALHRALAADAAQPGFDLLLRAAVERAPIDAEVAEIVASCLQEFDEALGRVLIATYQGADETARVAAPATELTAAVLGLRLRARAGASGTHTTEAGGAVADQLSRHEI; from the coding sequence ATGGGAAGACCACGCGGGTTCGACGAGGAACAGGCTGTTCAGGCGGCTGTGGAGGTGTTTGCCGACCAGGGCTACGACGGCACGTCCGTCGATGACCTGGTGGCCAAACTCGGCGTCCATCGCAACAGCCTGTACAAGACTTTCGGCAGCAAGCGTGGGCTCTACACAAGGGCGCTGCGCTGGCACGTGGAGCACCAGGTGCGACCACTCGTCCTGGCCGTCTCGGCGGCCCACGACATCACCGAGGCCCTGCATCGCGCACTTGCCGCCGACGCGGCGCAACCCGGCTTCGACCTGCTCCTGAGGGCCGCGGTTGAACGCGCGCCCATCGACGCCGAGGTCGCCGAAATTGTCGCCAGTTGCTTGCAGGAGTTCGACGAGGCCCTCGGCCGGGTTCTGATCGCCACGTATCAGGGCGCTGACGAGACCGCTCGCGTCGCGGCGCCGGCCACCGAGCTGACCGCCGCTGTGCTGGGTCTGCGCCTGCGAGCCAGGGCCGGCGCGTCCGGAACGCACACCACCGAAGCCGGCGGCGCTGTGGCCGACCAGCTCAGCCGGCACGAGATCTGA